A window from Camelus dromedarius isolate mCamDro1 chromosome 9, mCamDro1.pat, whole genome shotgun sequence encodes these proteins:
- the ZNF497 gene encoding zinc finger protein 497: MKEMGPGASPVPVLAGAAQVDTRRAKDVSNPRGEVGTPSQHARQVAPGEGDVPESLLKTDTTKPSAGAASGGLGAWEESAEALREAEDTPQHATLGATADRGALGGKLEPADCRIDGARPSRIPDDLLPFPLPLPGERGCWCGECGKTFSQSSYPQQRRRVHTGEKPYTRTECGKAFAWSSNLSQHRRIHTGERPYECPDCEEAFSESSKLAEHLKIHAGARVHACPDCGKVFLRAAGLQQHRHTHSGQKPFACTDYGKRFLESSQLLQHQRTHTGERPFQCAQCGKAFRGTSGLAHHRRAHTGERLLACADRGSSELRQHQRPHSGEKPFVCIHCSKAFVHNSELVSHRRTHTRERPYAYSRCGRAFNHRSNLNKHQKRHAGSAAP; this comes from the exons CCCGGGCGCTAGTCCGGTACCTGTCCTCGCCGGAGCCGCGCAGGTGGACACCAGGCGGGCCAAGGACG tttCAAATCCCAGAGGCGAGGTGGGGACCCCAAGTCAACACGCCCGGCAGGTGGCTCCAGGGGAAGGCGATGTCCCCGAGAGTTTGCTGAAGACTGACACCACAAAACCCTCCGCGGGGGCAGCTTCTGgaggcctgggggcctgggaagAGTCCGCAGAGGCCCTGCGGGAGGCAGAGGACACTCCGCAGCATGCCACGCTAGGGGCGACAGCAGACCgaggggccctgggagggaaGCTGGAGCCCGCAGACTGCAGGATCGACGGGGCCAGGCCCAGCCGCATCCCCGATGACCTGTTGCCCTTCCCCTTGCCTCTCCCGGGGGAGCGGGGCTGCTGGTGTGGCGAGTGTGGCAAGACCTTCAGCCAGAGCTCCTACCCGCAGCAGCGCCGGCGCGTGCACACGGGAGAGAAGCCCTACACGCGCACAGAGTGCGGCAAGGCCTTCGCCTGGAGCTCCAACCTCAGCCAGCACCGTCGTATCCACACGGGCGAGAGGCCCTACGAGTGCCCGGACTGCGAAGAGGCCTTCAGCGAGAGTTCCAAGCTGGCCGAGCACCTGAAGATCCACGCAGGCGCGCGGGTGCACGCTTGCCCCGACTGTGGCAAGGTCTTCCTGCGCGCGGCCGGCCTGCAGCAGCACCGGCACACACACAGCGGCCAGAAGCCCTTCGCCTGCACCGACTACGGCAAGAGGTTCCTTGAGAGCTCGCAGCTCCTGCAGCACCAGCGCACGCACACAGGTGAGCGGCCCTTCCAGTGCGCCCAGTGCGGCAAGGCCTTCAGGGGCACCTCGGGCCTGGCGCACCACCGGCGTGCTCACACTGGTGAGCGGCTCCTCGCGTGCGCCGACCGCGGCAGCTCCGAGCTGCGCCAGCACCAGCGCCCGCACTCCGGCGAGAAACCCTTCGTCTGCATCCACTGCAGCAAAGCCTTCGTGCACAACTCGGAGCTGGTGAGCCACCGGCGTACGCACACCAGGGAGCGGCCTTACGCCTACAGCCGGTGCGGCCGCGCCTTCAACCACCGCTCCAACCTCAACAAGCATCAGAAGCGGCACGCGGGCAGCGCTGCGCCCTGA